Proteins encoded in a region of the Ptychodera flava strain L36383 chromosome 4, AS_Pfla_20210202, whole genome shotgun sequence genome:
- the LOC139132175 gene encoding pentraxin fusion protein-like: MVVGENCTEPNSCEQICQIGLSGEDVCSCLEGYIPVGNGTQCQVFTSCAEDSYHCDDGQCIPEYRKCDGEMDCLDGDDEDGCQADICTSNQYLCYSGACILDEGRCDSIQDCEFGEDELDCSGEDNNLATGKPAFQSSDHEARGVASRALDGDKSGNYFEGGSCSHTRWDFEPWWKVDLLITYRIIRVHIVNRDDTCCYDRLIGAVVRAGNDEDHLQNPICGEPIGLDNRGEIVINCPGRTLGRYVSVNLPDRLDPLSICEAEVYGQGINIVC, from the exons ATGGTAGTA GGAGAAAACTGCACCGAACCAAATTCGTGTGAACAGATTTGCCAGATTGGTCTGAGTGGTGAAGACGTTTGTAGTTGCCTGGAAGGATACATCCCCGTAGGGAACGGAACTCAGTGCCAAG TTTTCACGTCATGTGCTGAAGATTCATACCACTGCGACGATGGCCAGTGTATACCCGAGTATCGGAAATGTGACGGTGAGATGGATTGTCTTGATGGTGATGACGAGGATGGTTGCCAAG CTGATATTTGTACTTCAAATCAATACTTATGCTACAGTGGAGCCTGCATTTTAGATGAAGGGCGCTGTGATAGTATCCAAGACTGTGAATTTGGGGAGGATGAACTTGATTGCTCAG GTGAAGACAACAATTTAGCAACTGGGAAACCGGCGTTTCAGAGCAGCGACCACGAAGCCAGGGGTGTAGCATCTCGTGCCCTCGACGGTGACAAGAGTGGTAACTACTTCGAGGGAGGGAGCTGCTCACACACACGCTGGGATTTTGAACCTTGGTGGAAAGTTGATCTGCTGATAACGTACCGAATTATTAGAGTACACATTGTAAATCGAGACGATACTTGCTGTT ACGATCGCTTGATTGGCGCCGTTGTGAGGGCGGGAAACGATGAAGACCATCTACAGAATCCGATTTGCGGAGAACCGATTGGTCTCGACAACAGAGGCGAGATTGTTATCAATTGTCCTGGGAGAACGCTTGGAAGATATGTTAGTGTTAATTTACCTGATCGCCTTGACCCGCTGTCGATTTGCGAAGCCGAAGTTTACGGACAAGGTATAAACATTGTTTGTTAG